A window of the Clupea harengus chromosome 8, Ch_v2.0.2, whole genome shotgun sequence genome harbors these coding sequences:
- the si:ch211-117m20.4 gene encoding CUB and sushi domain-containing protein 1 translates to MRLAALVLLLLGSSNGVVTQVSLQEAEEEDQGSGVESDPEVLADIYWSGTAPVCVGGCKGRHRELKKDRCGNSDCCWFGYKSLCRVNCGQPDVDVNGVVYGNDWWVDSVVRYACRPGFMLIGDPARACQSNGRWTAKPSCLRVCRQGRVEISERDLDGTCSSSCSTKSYEGEPKRGCSRITDCKKKESGWKRWFTRCDTCQCDCYVPCATAG, encoded by the exons ATGAGGCTGGCTGCACTGGTACTCTTGCTCCTGGGGTCTTCAAATGGGGTGGTGACCCAGGTGTCCCTTCAagaagcagaggaggaagatcAAGGCAGTG GCGTGGAGTCGGATCCAGAGGTTCTGGCTGATATCTACTGGTCAGGgactgctcctgtgtgtgtcggAGGATGTAAGGGGAGACACCGTGAGCTGAAGAAGGATCGCTGTGGCAACTCCGACTGCTGCTGGTTTGGATATAAATCCTTGTGTCGAG TGAACTGTGGGCAGCCTGATGTGGATGTGAATGGAGTTGTCTATGGGAATGACTGGTGGGTCGACTCAGTGGTGCGCTATGCCTGCCGACCTGGCTTCATGCTCATCGGTGACCCCGCGAGAGCGTGCCAGTCGAATGGGAGGTGGACGGCCAAACCTTCCTGCCTCA GGGTTTGTAGGCAAGGGCGTGTGGAAATAAGTGAGCGGGACCTCGATGGgacctgctcctcctcctgctccaccaAGTCCTATGAGGGTGAGCCCAAGAGGGGCTGCAGCCGAATCACCGACTGCAAGAAGAAGGAGTCGGGCTGGAAGCGCTGGTTCACTCGCTGTGACACCTGCCAGTGTGACTGCTACGTCCCCTGTG CAACTGCGGGATAG